Genomic window (Leptotrichia sp. oral taxon 212):
ATAGACACTCCATGAATATTTTTTTGTTTTATTAGAATTGAAAAATTCATCAAATATGGATTCGTATTTGCAAAGTCCTGTTTTGAAAAGTTTTAATATGGATCTTCTATAATCCTGAGGAAAGCTATTCCCTTCTACAATTTCACATGTAATTTTAAATCTCATTTCTTCATTTCTCCTCTCTTACTTGTTATTTTTAATAATAACTTGTAAAACTCAATACTAGTATATCTCATTTTTCTAAAAAGTAAATAGTTTTTAAAAAATATTTTTTATCCTATTGTAGTTTGTTATAATTTATATTATTATTTTTAATTTGTCAAGATTTTTTTATACTTTCATTTAAAATTTTTATACGATTTCTATTATTTTATTGACTTATTTTAATATTTAATGTATTATACTAACAAAGAAATTAATAGCAGCATTTTGTAATGTAAATATTGTAGTTTGTTATTATTTATTTTTTAATAGTGCATTTTGTAAAAAATATTCCAACAAAAAAAAGAGACCCCCTCAAAGAAAAACTCATGAAATAAATATAATTTCAAATATCCCACTTTGATATAGTCTCTTTTCTATTTTCTATATTATCTTTATTTATTCTTCAAAACAAGCTCAGCAATATCTTTTGCTCTTAAGTTATAGTTATTTAACATTGTTTCTCCATCGGCACTTTGTCCAAACACATCATAAATTCCATGCTTTACAACTTTTGTAGGGTGTACTTCTGACAGGTACTCTGAAACAGCACTTCCAAGTCCTCCCACTACTGAATGTTCTTCACTTGTTACGATAAATTTGCATTCTTTCGCAGCCTTTAACACTGTCTCTTCATCCAGAGGCTTTATAGTGGACATATTTATTACTCTTGCTTTTATTCCTTCCTTCTCAAGCAATTTAGCAGCCTCTGTTGCTTCGTAAACCATAAGTCCTGTGGCAATTATGGCAACATCATTTCCTTCGGTAAGAGTGTGAGCCTTCCCTATTTCAAACTTATAATTTTCATCAAATAATACAGGAATGTTCAATCTTCCTAATCTTACATAAACAGGCCCTTCATATTCTGCAACTGCAAAAATCATTTTTTCAGTTTCAACAGCATCAGCAGGAGATAATACAACCATTCCAGGTAATGATCTCATCAAAGCCATATCTTCCACTGACTGGTGTGACCCTCCATCTTCTCCTAATGAGATTCCTGCATGAGTAGGACATATTTTAACATTTAATTTAGGATAAACAACACTGTTTCTTATCTGGTCAAATGCTCTTCCTGCAGCAAAATGTGCAAATGTTGATGCAAAAGGAATTTTTCCTGTTGCCGCTATTCCAGCCGCTGTTCCTATCATATCAGCTTCTGCTATACCTACATTTATATGTCTTTCAGGGAATTCTTTTTTGAAAAATACTGTCATTGTTGATTTTGATAAATCCGCTTCCAATACTACTACATCTTTATTTTCTCTTCCTAATTTAGCTAATGCTTCTCCATATGCCTGTCTAGTTGATTTCTTTTCCATTATCCATACCTCCTATTGTAATTCTTCCATAGCTTTTTTATACTCTTCATCATTTGGAGCGGCTCCGTGGAATCCTGCATTGTTTTCCATGAAAGAAACTCCCTTACCTTTTACAGTATTAGCAACTATTACTGTTGGTTTTCCCTTTACAGTTCTGGCTTCAGCAAAAGCTTTTATTATTTCATCATAATTATGTCCGTCTATTTCTATCACGTGCCAGTTAAATGCCTTAAATTTATCTGCAACTGGAGAAACATCCATTACATCAGATACTTTCCCATCAATCTGAAGATTATTGTAATCTACAATTGCAACTAAGTTATCAAGTTTATAGTGAGCCGCTGTCATTGCCGCTTCCCATATCTGACCTTCCTGTAATTCTCCATCTCCTAATATTGCATATACTCTGTAATCATTATTGTATATTTTAGCGCTTATTGCCATCCCATTTGCAGCTGAAAGCCCTTGCCCCAGAGATCCTGTTGACATTTCAACACCTGGAAGTTTTTTCATATCAGGATGTCCCTGCAATGGCGAATGCCATCTTCTCAAAGTAGGTATCAAGTCTTTGCTTGCATAACCTTTTTCTATTAATGTTGCATAAAGTGCAGGTGCAGCATGTCCTTTACTTAATACAAATCTGTCCCTGTTTTCCATTTTTGGATTTGCAGAATCCACATTCATTTCATTCCAGTATAGTACAGCCATAATATCAGCTATTGATAATGATCCTCCTGGATGTCCTGATTTAGCTCCGTAAATCATTTCAATGATATCTTTTCTTAAGTCTTTTGCTATTTTCTGCAACTCTTTAATTTCCATAAAAAACCTCCATTATTATTTTTATTTCTAGTTTATATAATCACAAAATTTGTAACTTTC
Coding sequences:
- a CDS encoding transketolase family protein, whose product is MEKKSTRQAYGEALAKLGRENKDVVVLEADLSKSTMTVFFKKEFPERHINVGIAEADMIGTAAGIAATGKIPFASTFAHFAAGRAFDQIRNSVVYPKLNVKICPTHAGISLGEDGGSHQSVEDMALMRSLPGMVVLSPADAVETEKMIFAVAEYEGPVYVRLGRLNIPVLFDENYKFEIGKAHTLTEGNDVAIIATGLMVYEATEAAKLLEKEGIKARVINMSTIKPLDEETVLKAAKECKFIVTSEEHSVVGGLGSAVSEYLSEVHPTKVVKHGIYDVFGQSADGETMLNNYNLRAKDIAELVLKNK
- a CDS encoding transketolase, producing MEIKELQKIAKDLRKDIIEMIYGAKSGHPGGSLSIADIMAVLYWNEMNVDSANPKMENRDRFVLSKGHAAPALYATLIEKGYASKDLIPTLRRWHSPLQGHPDMKKLPGVEMSTGSLGQGLSAANGMAISAKIYNNDYRVYAILGDGELQEGQIWEAAMTAAHYKLDNLVAIVDYNNLQIDGKVSDVMDVSPVADKFKAFNWHVIEIDGHNYDEIIKAFAEARTVKGKPTVIVANTVKGKGVSFMENNAGFHGAAPNDEEYKKAMEELQ